A region of the Pseudarthrobacter sp. MM222 genome:
GATCCGGCCGGAAGCGAGGGACTCATATTCCTCGCGCACGATTTCTGCGATGCGAGTCTTGGGAGCGCCAGGAAACCGCACGGCCAGACGGTCAACAACCTTGAGAATGGTTGATTCGCTTTCTGCGTAGCTC
Encoded here:
- a CDS encoding three-helix bundle dimerization domain-containing protein translates to MSYAESESTILKVVDRLAVRFPGAPKTRIAEIVREEYESLASGRIRIYIPTLIENAARNRLHSEFDSLATFD